The genomic segment CCAAGGGCCACGGTCAGCAGGCGCTCGGCAATGCCAAGGACGCGGTCAAGGATACGGCCGACAAGGTCGCCGGCGCTGCGCACAAGAATCTCTGATCTACCTTACTGATAGCCGCCGAGGCGGTCGTCAGTAGGTGCAAGACCGGCCCTCGGGCCGGTCTTCGCATGTCTGGAAGAGCCGCTTTTTATAAGGGCCGTGTATCAGTAACCGAGCGCGCAACCATCCTTGCGCGGGTCGGAGCCGCCGGTCAGCGTGCCCTTGTCCCAATCGATCCAAATTCCCTGCCCGCCGCCGTGGGGCGTGCCGATCGGCACGACCTTGTGACCGAGCGCCTTGAGCCCCTCGACGGTTGCCGCCGGCACACCATCCTCGAGCTGATAGACGTCCTCGTAGTGCAGGCCGCGCGGCAGATCGATCGCTTCCTGCATATCGAGCCCGTAGTCGAGCACGTTGGTCAGCACGTGAACCTGACCGACCGGCTGATATTGACCGCCCATCACGCCCCACGACATCCGGGCCCGGCCGTTCTCGGTCGCAAGAGCCGGAATGATGGTGTGCAGCGGGCGCTTCTTCGGCGCGATGCAGTTCGGGTGGCCGGGCTGAATCCGGAAGCCGGCGCCGCGGTTCTGCAGCAGCACGCCGGTCTTATTCGACACGATCGCAGAGCCGAAGGAATGCGCGATCGAATTGATGAACGAGCAGACATTACGCTCCTCGTCGACCACGGTAATGTACACGGTCGACGGATTCATCGGCGGCGACACCACCGGCAGATCGAGCAGCTTGTCGAGCGCGATCTGGCTGTAATGCTCCTCGGCAAATTCCTTCGCCAGAATACGCAGCACGTCGACATCGACATGCTGCGGGTCGCCGATGTGCTGCTCGCGGATCATGTAGGCGATGCGGGTCGCCTCGGCTTCCAGATGGAAGCGCTCGACGCTGAGCGGGCCGAACTTGGTGAGATCGAACCGGCTGAGAATGTTCAGCATCACCAGCATGGTGATGCCCGGGCCGTTCGGCGGGCACTGCCAGACGTCCAGGCCCTTGTAGATCGTGCCGATCGGCGAAGTCGTTTCGGTGCGGTGCTCGGCGAAGTCTTCCAGCGTGTGCAGACCGCCGAGGCCGCGCAGCGTCTCGACCATGTCTTCGGCGACCGCGCCCTTGTAGAAGCCGTCCGGCCCCTTGTCGGCGATCAGCTTCAGCGTGTTGGCGAGTTCCGGCTGAGTAATGACATCGCCGGTCTTGGCGGCTTCGCCGTGCGGCAGCAGATAGCGCTCGGTGTTGGCGCCCTTCTTCAGCTTGTTGAAGCCGTTGGCCCAGTCGAACGCGATGCGCGGTGCCACCACGTAGCCTTCCGCCGCCGCCCTGATCGCCGGCTGCAGCACCTTGTCGAGACCGAACCGGCCGTGATCACGCAGGATCGTCGCCCAGGCGTCGATCGCACCGGGGACCGTCACCGAATGCGGGCTGGTCAGCGGGATCGCGTCGATGCCCTTTTCAAGAAACCATTCGGCCTTGGCGGCCGCGGGAGCCCGGCCCGAGCCGTTATACGCCGTGATCTTGCCGGTGCCCTTGGGCTGCACCAGGGCGAAACAGTCGCCGCCGATGCCGGTGGATTGGGGTTCGATCACCGCCAGCAACGCTGAGGCAGCGATCGCGGCGTCGGCGGCGGTGCCACCAGCTTTCAGGATTTCAATCGCGGCCAGCGCCGCCTGCGGGTGCGAGGTCGCGACCATGCCGTTGCGGGCGTGGACGGTGGACCGGCCGGCGAGATGGAAATTCCTCATAGGCACAAGCTCGTTGGGTTGGTTACGCCGCGCTCCGGCGCCGGCCTAGTTGGCATATTCCACGGCCGCCGAGCAATCCTCGCCGCGACCGCCTTGCGCGACTGGGATCTCCCCGAAGGGCCGGTTTTCTGCCGGCGCCAGCGCTGTTAAACCAGCGCCCACTCCGCCGCGCGTCCGCACCCGGGCCGGCGACAACCTGAGTCTTGCCGGCCGCGAGCGGGCAGACCGAGCCGAAATGGAGCGGGCGATGGCCGGCGAGAACGATCTGAACGACCGCGTCGAGGCGCTGGAAGTGCGCCTGGCGTATCAGGACGAGACGATCGAGGCGCTGAACCAGACCGTTACCGCGCAGTGGAAGCAGATCGACGCGCTGACCCGGCAACTCGCCGCGCTGAGCGAACGGCTCGACCAAGCCGAGAGCAGCGCCGGCGCCCCTGCCAACGAGCGCCCGCCGCATTATTGAGGGAGGAGCGCTCGCCCGTTGCAGCGCCGGCCCTTGCCCTTGTCATGACGGGGCGCGCGAAGCGCGAACCCGGAATCTCGTCGTAAAAACAATCTCGGGATTCCGGGTTCGCTCACTGCGTGAGCGCCCCGGAATGACCGTTAGGTCGTAGTTACGACGCCGCCTTCATGCCCAGGCGCTGGTCGCGGAGTTCGCGCTTCAGCACCTTGCCGATCGCGCTGCGCGGCAGCGACTCGACCAGCACCACCTCGGCGAGGCGCTGGGTCTTGCCGACCTGGCCGTTGGTCCAGGTCTTCAGTTCGGCCGGATCGATGCTGCGGCCGGGGCGCGCGGCGACGAACGCCACCGGGGTCTCGCCCCACTCTTCCGACGGCATGCCGACGACCGCGACCTCGAGCACGTCGGGATGCTTGGCAGCCACGGCCTCGATGTCGCTCGGATAGATGTTGAAGCCGCCCGAGATGATCATGTCCTTCTTGCGGTCCATCAGGGTGATGAAGCCGTCGGCATCGAACCGGCCGACATCGCCGCTGCGCACCCAGAGGTTGCCGTCCTTATCAGTCCAGAACACTTCAGCGGTCTTCTGCGGCTGATTGAGGTAGCCCTTCATGATGGTGTCGGAGCGGCCGACGATTTCGCCGACCTCACCGTTCGGCAGGAAGTTGCCGTCCTCGTCGATCATCCGGATTTCATGACCGGGCCGCGGCTGGCCGACGGTGTGCAGCTTGTTCGGGAATTCGTGAGCCAGCAGCGTGCACGAGCCGCCGCCCTCGGTCATGCCGTAGTACTCGGTCAGACCACCGGGCCAGCGCTTGAGGATATCGGCCTTCAATTCCGGCGCAAACGGCGCGGACGTGCAGAACTTCATCTGGAACGACGACAGATCGAACTGACCGAACTCCGGCAGCGCCATGATCCGGCGATACTGCACCGGCACCAGCATCGCATGAGTGACGCGATACTTCTGCGCCAGCTCGAGGAAGCCGCGGGCATCGAACTTCTTCATCAGCACCACAGTGCCGCCGCCGGCGAGCGTCGGATTGAAGCAGACCAGCGTCGTGTTGGAATAGAGCGGCGTCGACAGCAGCGTCACCGCGTCGGGGCCATAGCCGATCGGGTCGAGCTTGCCGTATTGCGCCCAGCGCATCTGATGGCTGTGAACGATGCCCTTCGGCGTTCCCGTGGTGCCGGACGAGTAGATGATGTTGAACACCCATTCCGGATCGATCGTCACCGGCGCGGGCTTGGTACCTTCCGGCGCCAGCCAGCGCGTGAACGCTTCGCCGCTCGTGCCGTCGTCGAATGCGACGCGCTTCACCGTAGCATCGATCTCGGCGTCCTTCATCGCATTGGCGGCGAAGTCGTCGGTGAACAGAATCTTGGCCGCGGAGTCCCGCACCATCGCGGAGAAGTCCTTGGCGGTCGACGACGGCGCCAGCGGCGCGACCGCGATGCCGGCGCGCAGTGCAGCAAGGAAAGTCGCCGCATATTCGATCGAGGACAGTGCGCAGATCGAGATGGTGTCGGTCGGTTTCAGACCATCGCGCTGCAAAGTCGCGGCGATGCGATCGATCAGCGCATCAAATTCCGCGTAACGCAATTGCCGTTCCCCGTCGATCACCGCGATCCGGTCCGGCCGCGCCTGCGCGGTGTCGCGGACCAGGGCGGGAAGAGTGATGAAGTCGGGCATTTCGGTCTCCACGTTTCTTGGTTGTCCAGTTCGAACAGGGCTCCGCCATCACGAGAGCGAAGCGACGACACAATCGCTCGCCATGACGCTGAGAGAGGTCAGCGCGCGTCAGCGATCCAAAGCCTCGCCTTTCAACCATTTCGCGCCGCTCACGTACAGCCGTTCGACGGCGTCGCGTGTCGACTGAGGCCGGTGCGCTTGATCGGAGTTCACAAGGGGCTGCGTATTCCATCCTGCGGACGGAAACGTCGCGGTGCAGACGCTCAATGCCCCACGAGCTTGGATCGTGGTTTGCAGCGCGAGGACATGCAGCCCCGCACGGGGTGAAAGCTGGCGACGCGAAAGCTACCCGCGCGCCTCGGCCCGATCGTGCAGCACGGCGCTGAGCCGGCCCGGGTGGACCTCGATGGTGCGGTCGTAACTGATCAGGCCCAATTTTCGGAACTTGTTCATGAAGTAGCTGACGCGCGACCGCGTTGTGCCGATCATCTCAGCCAGCGTCTCCTGGCTGATGTGCGGCGCGATCGGTTGCGGCTCGCCGCCCTCCTCGAAATCTGCAAGCCGCAGCAGCAGCCGGGCCAGCCGTTTCTCGCTGCAGTTGAGCAGCTGATCGAGCAGATCCTCTTCGATGCGGCGATTGCGCAGCAACAGATGCCGCACGAAGAGTTCGGCGAAATCCGGCTGCGCCCGCAGCGTCTCGATCAGCCGGGTGCTGGGAATCGCCGCGACCAGGCAGTCCTGCATCGCGATGGTGGTGGTGGTACGCGTCGCCTCGCCGACCAGACAGCCGTCGCCGAAGAACTGCCCCGGCGCCACCATGCCGGTCGCTGCCTCTTTGCCCTGGGCCGACAGCACCACGACTTTGATCCGTCCCTGCAGCAGCAAGTACACGCTATCGGCTTCATCGCCCTGCGCGAAGATCGTCTGGTTCTTGGCAAATTTGGCGATCGAATTGCCCGGGCCGAGCTTGCGCAGCAGGTCGCGGGGATCGAAACCGAGCTCCAGCTTCATCGTCGCCTCCACGTGTCGGCCGGCGTCGACCACGCCGACCCAGGTCATCGACCCAAGTCGCCGCAGAATAGACCGCAGAAGGCTGAATTCACTGGTAAATTCAATTTCCTCGGGATGCTACGGGAAGGCTGCACGATCGCACTCGTGCAGCGCCCTGGTGCATCCTCCGAAGCTTCGATCAGACCACGGGTGTGGTGCGCTCATCACTCCACGACAGGCCGAACTGATCCAGCCCGTCGGCCAGGTAATCGCCGAGCAGCGGCTCACCGAGCAGGTAACGCGCGGTGCGGCCGTTGCGGCCCTCGGCAGCCTCGCGGCGCAGATCGTCCCATTCCTCGATGCTGCCGTCGCCGCGGCCGAGCCGCATCAAGGCCACCAGGTCGATCTGCTCTTCTTCGGTCATCGCGGCAATGAAGCCGCTGATCTCCTGCACCACGGGATCGTCGCCGGTATCCTCCAGCACATCGACCATGTCGTCGTCGGCACCGTTCGACCCGGAGTCGGCGTCGCTCTCGCCTTCCTTGACGTCGAATTCGCGCGCCTTCTCGATCAGAAACGCGACCTTGTCGGTCGAAATAGCGAGTTCGGGCATGGTTCTTCCTCCGGCGTGGTGCGGGACTTTCGTCACGGCCCGCGCGCGAACTAACGCACTGCAGCGCGAGATGATCCATTGCGCCTCAAACGCAAAACCCGCATGTTCGGGCAAAACAAAGAGCCCGGGAGAAACGTGGGATGGTCTGGACCATCGGCAAGGTCAAAATCACAAAAATCGTCGAGATGGAATTGACCGGAGGCACCCGGTTCATCCTGCCGCAAGCCACCCCTCAGGAAATCCAGGCCATGCCGTGGCTGATACCGCAGTTCGCCAGCCCCGAGGGCCGGCTGACGATGTCGGTGCACAGCTGGGTGGTGGAAACGCCGAGCCGCCGGATCTTGGTCGACACCTGCATCGGCAATGACAAGCAGGGCCGCGGCGTGCCGCATTGGAACGGTCTGGACAAGCCCTACCTGCAGGATCTCGCCCGTGCCGGCTATCCGGCGGACAGCATCGACACGGTGATCTGCACCCATCTGCACGTCGATCACGTCGGCTGGAACACCAGGCTGGTCGACGGACAATGGGTGCCGACCTTCCCCAACGCACGCTATCTGTTCGGTCGCATCGAGTACGAGTACTGGAAGACGCATGCGACCGACGCGGCTCACGCCGCGGTGTTCGCCGACTCGGTCGAGCCGGTGATCGATGCCGGCGTCGTCGATCTGGTCGCGAGTGACGCCGAGATCGCCGATGAGATCACTTTGATCCCGACGCCGGGCCACAGCCCGGGCCACGTCGCACTGCACATTCGCTCCGATGGCGAAGAGGCGGTGCTGTCGGGCGACGTCGCGCACCATCCCTGCCAGATGGTGCGGCTGGACTGGTCGTCGAGCTTCGATTCCGACGCGCTGCAGTCGATCGAAACGCGGCGGCGACTGTTCTCGCGCTTCGCCGATACGCCCGCTCTGCTGTTCGGCGGGCATTTCGGCCCCGGCCGGATCGTGCGCGACGGCGACGCTTTCCGGCTTGTGGCGCAGCCATGACAAGTCACCGCGACGGCGCGCATGGCGTGCCGGCGCCTGCATGTATTGAATTCGACTCACTACTGATCCATCACTTAGGCAGCCTGAAGAACTGCGGAGGACACGCGGGATGAAGCTCGTTCGTTATGGTGCTATCGGCCACGAGAAGCCTGGTCTGATCGATAAAGACGGCCAGCTTCGCGATCTGTCCGGACAGATCGCCGACCTCGCAGGCGACGCGTTTTCGCCCGCAGGCCTCGCCAAACTCGGTGCGCTCGATGTCGCCGGACTCCCAGCCGTGCCCGGCCATCCGCGGCTGGGCTCGCCGGTCGGCGGAGCGCCGAAGTTCATCGCGATCGGCCTGAACTACGCCGACCACGCCGCCGAGGCCAACATGCCGATCCCGGCCGAACCGATCGTGTTCATGAAGGCGATCAACTCGCTGTGCGGACCGAACGACGATGTCGAGAAGCCGCGCGGCTCGACCAAGCTCGATTGGGAAGTCGAACTTGCGGTGATCATCGGCACCCGTGCCAAATATGTCACCGAGGCCGATGCGCTGAACTACGTCGCCGGCTACGCGGTGTGCAACGACGTCTCCGAGCGAAACTTCCAGCTCGAGCGGGCCGGGCAGTGGACCAAGGGCAAGTCGCACGACACCTTCGGCCCGCTCGGTCCGTGGGTCGCCACCAAGGACGAGATCGCCGACGTCCACAAGCTCGGGATGTGGCTCGACGTCAACGGCCAGCGCCGTCAGACCGGCTCAACCGCAACGATGATCTTCAACGTGCCGAAGATCGTGTCGTATCTGTCGGAGCTGATGACGCTGATGCCCGGCGACATCATCACCACCGGCACGCCGCCCGGCGTCGGCACCGGGATGAAGCCGCCTCAGTACCTCAACGTCGGCGACGTCGTCACCCTCGGGATCGAGGGGCTCGGCGAGCAGAAACAAACCATCGTGGCGGCGTAAGCCGCTGATACACGCCTCTCCTTCGTCATTCCGGGATGCGCACTTCGTTCGCGCCCCGGAATGACAGAAGATAGATTGACCAGGCTTGCGACCAAGTCGTTCCTCTCAGGAGCATCACATGAAGCTGTATTTTTCGCCGTCCTCGCCGTTCGCCCGCAAGGTGCGGATCGCGGCGATCGAACTCGGGCTGATCGACCGGATCGAGTTCTTGTCGGCGACCGTGATCCCGGCGCAGGCCAATGAGCCGTACATGCGGGACGTCAACCCGCTGAAGAAACTGCCGGCGCTGATCCTCGACAATGGCGAGGTGATCGTCGACTCCTACGTGATCGCCGAATATCTCGACGACCTCGCCGGCGGCGGCAAGCTGATCCCGGCGTCGGGCGCGGAGCGCTGGCGGGTGAAGAGCGATCACTCGCTGCTGCAGGGCATGCTGGATTCGATGCTGCTGTGCCGCTACGAGAAGCTGGTGCGGCCGAAGGACTTGTTCTGGCAGGGCTGGTACGACGATCACTGGGCGCGCGCCTGGGCCGGCATGGCGCGGTTCGACCGCGACACCGCGATGCTGAACGGGCCGCTGACGATCGCCCAGATCGCGCTCACCTGCGTGCTCGGCTACGCCGACTTCCGCTTCGCAGACTGCGGCTGGCGCGCGGCCTACCCCAACCTCGATGCGTTCTTCCAGCGGATGTCGGAGCGCGAGTCGGTGAAGGTGTCGGTGCCGCCGGCGGCCTGAACGCGACCTGCTCAGTCGAACAGGCTCGGCGTGTAGTTGACCGCCGCGCCTTCGATCGCCAGCAGCTTCAGCTTGGTGGCGACGCCGCCATTGGCCGAGAACCCGCCGGGCTTGTCCCCGGCGGCGAGCACGCGGTGGCACGGCACGATGATCGGGCACGGATTGCGCCCCAAAGCCTGTCCGACCTCGCGCGACAGCTCGACGCCGCCGAGCTGCTTGGCGATATCGCCATAGGTCAGCGTCTTGCCGGCCGGAATGCCACGGGCGATGTCATAGACCCGGCGCTGAAACGCCGAGGTGCCGTCGAGATCGAGCGGAATGTCGGCGAAATCGGTCGCGGCACCTGCGAGCAGGGCGACGATGCCATCGATCGCACGCTGCACGTCAACCGTCGGCGCCGCTTCGACGCTGTCGGGATGACGCTGGGTGATGCGGGCACGGGTCTGTGCTTCGGTCGGCTGCGGCAACTGCACCGCAACGATCCCACGCACGCCCCAAACGATGCCACAACGGCCGATCGCTGTATCGAACAGGGCGTGGCTGTGCTGGCTCAAGGGCATCATAGCACCGAGATTACGCCCGCCGCGGGCGGTCGGCCACCCGATTTCAATCCGCCGGGACGTGCTGCTCCAGACGGGCGGCAACCGTGGCCAGCAGTTTTTTCGGATCCGCCGGCAGCACATGGGCGCGGGCCGGATCGAAATCGTAGGCGATGTGATAGGCGTCGTGCTGGTCCTGGGTCAGGAACCACAGCTCGGTGCGGGAGGCCGCGGCGAACACGCCGCGCTCCAACGCCAGCCGGATTCGCTGCCGCGGCGGCCAGGCCCACAGCCGATCACGCAGAATCGCCGCGTCGTCGGCGACGTAATGAAAATCGGCGCCGGGCACCAACTCGAACGACAGCAGCGCATCCGGTTGATGCGTGCGGCGGTGCTCGCGGACCGCGCGTGCGAAATTACGTGCCCGGCGGTGGTTGGTCAGCCCCCTCGCCTTCACTTGAACGACCGCGATGCGGTCGAGCGGCTCGGGCGACGGGATCGTGGTGACGATGGTGACGTCGTGGCCGCGACCGGCAAGATGGCGCGCGATAGCGATGCAATCGCGTTCTTTGCCGCTCTGCTTTTCGAGTTGGAAGACCGCCAGCAAGATTTTCATGACGCGGCGGTTGGTTCGCGACCGGTCGGGGTGACTTGACCGGGGGCTTATAGCGCGCCGGATCGGCGCGGCGCAACATTTCGGCCGCCGGGCTGATCCCCGACGTCGGCGTCAGCCGACCTTGGCGCGGGCCGCACGCTGCATCCGCTTGTGCCGGCGGCGCGACAGATACAGCAGAACGCCGGTCACCCCGAACAATGGCATCGCCGCCGCCGCCAGCATGAACAGCACCTGACCGGGCCAGCCGAAAATGCTGCCGCGGTGGATGTCGAGCACGCGCGCCAATACCTTTTCGCCGATCGTCTTGGCGGCATAGATGTCGGCGGACAGGATTTGGCCGGTCCGACCGTCGATCCGGAATTCGTCATGCGCGCCGTCTCGGGCATCGGTCAGCCAGGCGCGGACCCGCACGGTGCCGTCGCGGCCTGACGGCAGCGTCAGGCGTGCGGCCTCGAACCTGTCGCCACGCTCGGCCACGAGTGTCGCCCAGACGCGATCCAGCGAAATTGCGGCGGACGGCGCCGCAGTGACGGCAGCACGGTTCGGAGGCTGCGTCGTGACTGGCGATCGTGCCAGAAGCCAGGTTGCGGCGGTCTTGTACCAGTCGAACGACCACCACAGACCGGTCAGCGTCATGATCAAATAGAGCAGCAACACCCAGGTTCCGATGACGGCGTGCAGCGACCGGTGCAGCCCGCGTCCGTGCAACTGCCAATGTGGCTTCAGCCAGACCTTGATGCTGCCGGGACGATGCGGCCATCGCAGCACCAGCCCGGTCAGCAGCATGGCCAGCAATCCGAGTGCGGCAACGCCGGTGATCGTCCGGCCGTAACCGTTGCCGTCGCCCGGCAACAGCAGCCAGCGGTGCAGCTTGCGGACCGTCGCAAAGAACGCGTCGGCGGCCGGATGACCGAGGCTTTCGCCGGTGTAGGGATCGAGATAGAGCGGGACCGGCCGGGTGTGGTCCGGCTTGCGCGCGAACCGGACCTCGGCGGCGGACGCCGCGCTGCGCGGCATCGTGATCGACGCGACCGGATCGCCGCCGGCCTGCAGTTTCGCGATCAGCGCATCCAGCGGCATTCGCGATCCAGCGTGCGGTGCGAGGTGGACTCGGCCGGCATCCAATGCGCCGCGGATCTCATCCTCGAAACTCATCACCGCGCCGGTCAGCGCCACCAGCACCAGCACCGCCGCGAGCACCAATCCAGCGACGGAATGGAGCTGCAGCAGGATGGGCTTGAGCGCCGGCACTCGCATCGAGCTAGAACTTGACGGTCGCGGCCAGCGAAAAACGCCGGGCATCGCCAAGCGCGACGTTCAGGGTATTCACGGCCGATGGGTAGTACACCTTGTCGAACAGGTTCTTGACGTTGAACTGGTAGATCACCGGCGTCCGCCCGTATTTGACCTCGTAGGTCGCGAACAGGTCAGCCACCGTGTAGGACGGCAACACGAACGAGTTATCGCTGTCGCCCGGCCGGTCGCCGACGTAGCGGGCGCCGCCGCCCAGGCGCAGCCGTCCCGGCAGCGCCGTCCCGAAATCATAGACGAGGAACAGCGACGCCGTGTTCATCGCGACGTTTTGCAGCCGCTTTCCGGAGAGTGCGGGATCGTCGGTGACGATGGCATCGGTGTAGCCATAGGAGGCGATCGTGCTCCAATGGTCGGTCAGCCGGCCGGTGACATCGAACTCGACGCCGCGCGATCGAACTTTGCCGGCCGCGCGATATTCGTTGAGGCCGGTCGCTGCGTTGAACTGCGACACCAGCACGTTCTTCTTGTCGATGTCGTAGAATGCCAGCGTGCCGGACAGCCGCTTGTTGAGATCGAACTTCAGGCCCGCCTCGTATTGCGTGCCTTCCTCGGGGGCGATGTTCGAACCGATGACCAGACCGCCGCTGTTCTGCAATGGCGCGATGGTCGAGGTCGGCTGCAGCGACTGTGTGTAGCTGGCGTAGAGCGAGATTTGATCGGTGAGCTTGAAGACGGCGCCGCCGAGCGGCAGCAGCTTGTTGCCGCTGAGATCGGTGTTGGCAGTGAACGGCCGACCGCGGCCGGCGAGTTGCTCGTAGTCCATCCAGCGCACGCCGCCGATCAGGGAGAACCGATCGGTCAGGTGCAGCGTATCCTGTGCGAAGACCGCGCGGGTCTCCAGCCGATCGGTCTGGTCGCTGTCCGACGCTGAGACCGTCGTGCCCGGACCGACAAGGCCGTAGACTGGATTGTAGAAATTGAACGTCGGTGTCGCCTGCCGGATCAGATCCTGGCGATAGATCAGCCGTCGCTGCGCCTCGCCGCCGATCAGCACTTCGTGGCGCAGGCCGCCGAGCCAAAGATCGCCGCGCAGATAGGACGTGCCGTAGCCGACATAAGCGAGCGCACCATGGGTGCCGTCGTTGCTTCGCTTCTCGATTCCGGTGACCGGATCGACGGCGGTGATCCGAAGCTGGTTCGCCTCGTAGATCTCGCGGTTGTAGCTATAGGCGGTGGTCAGCTTCCAGGTGTCGCCGAGGCGCTGCTCGACCGAGGCCTGCAGCAGATCCGATTGTCCCCAGGTCCGGTTGAATGATTCGTCGAGGCGGCGCGTCGCCGGAATCGCCAGCGGGGCGCCCTTGACGAAGGCGGTGCCGCGGTCGAACGGATAGCTGAAATCGCGGTGCTCGTAAGAGAACTGCACCGTGGTAGACTCGCCATACCAAGCCAGCGATGGTGCGAGCAGCCGCTCGCGGTTGGCGCCGAAGTTGCGCCAATAATCCTCATCGAGTCCCGAGCCGATCACCCGATAGGCGAGACCTTGGGTGCCGAGCGGACCGGTCAGGTCGAAAATCGCATTGGCGCCATTGTGGCCGCCGCCGAAGCTCGAACCGATCACGGTGAGCGATCCGTGCTGATACAGCTCCGGCCGCTTGCTGATGGTGTTGACGACGCCGCCCGGCGACTGAATCCCGTACAGCAGCGATGCCGGCCCCTTCAGCACCTCGACGCTTTCGACCGTGGGTCCGAGGCTGCGTCCCTGCACCAACGGCATGCCGTTGCGCATGATCGAACCGTCGCGGTTTTCGCCGAAGCCACGCCGGATCACGGCATCGAA from the Rhodopseudomonas palustris genome contains:
- a CDS encoding PepSY-associated TM helix domain-containing protein — its product is MRVPALKPILLQLHSVAGLVLAAVLVLVALTGAVMSFEDEIRGALDAGRVHLAPHAGSRMPLDALIAKLQAGGDPVASITMPRSAASAAEVRFARKPDHTRPVPLYLDPYTGESLGHPAADAFFATVRKLHRWLLLPGDGNGYGRTITGVAALGLLAMLLTGLVLRWPHRPGSIKVWLKPHWQLHGRGLHRSLHAVIGTWVLLLYLIMTLTGLWWSFDWYKTAATWLLARSPVTTQPPNRAAVTAAPSAAISLDRVWATLVAERGDRFEAARLTLPSGRDGTVRVRAWLTDARDGAHDEFRIDGRTGQILSADIYAAKTIGEKVLARVLDIHRGSIFGWPGQVLFMLAAAAMPLFGVTGVLLYLSRRRHKRMQRAARAKVG
- a CDS encoding TonB-dependent siderophore receptor; its protein translation is MPDRSDARRRAHQAFLTTSCSVAVRVAVGSAVCWTALAPQIAAAQSQSQQLPSVTVDAPKRAVATRSAPAPQRSTNAPIRRQARRTPIAAPPSPAERAAAAAAQLNEAKLGYRAMPSPTTLRSGASPLDTSQAVAVVPEQVLKDQLPRNLDDALANVSGVTQTNTLAGSFDAVIRRGFGENRDGSIMRNGMPLVQGRSLGPTVESVEVLKGPASLLYGIQSPGGVVNTISKRPELYQHGSLTVIGSSFGGGHNGANAIFDLTGPLGTQGLAYRVIGSGLDEDYWRNFGANRERLLAPSLAWYGESTTVQFSYEHRDFSYPFDRGTAFVKGAPLAIPATRRLDESFNRTWGQSDLLQASVEQRLGDTWKLTTAYSYNREIYEANQLRITAVDPVTGIEKRSNDGTHGALAYVGYGTSYLRGDLWLGGLRHEVLIGGEAQRRLIYRQDLIRQATPTFNFYNPVYGLVGPGTTVSASDSDQTDRLETRAVFAQDTLHLTDRFSLIGGVRWMDYEQLAGRGRPFTANTDLSGNKLLPLGGAVFKLTDQISLYASYTQSLQPTSTIAPLQNSGGLVIGSNIAPEEGTQYEAGLKFDLNKRLSGTLAFYDIDKKNVLVSQFNAATGLNEYRAAGKVRSRGVEFDVTGRLTDHWSTIASYGYTDAIVTDDPALSGKRLQNVAMNTASLFLVYDFGTALPGRLRLGGGARYVGDRPGDSDNSFVLPSYTVADLFATYEVKYGRTPVIYQFNVKNLFDKVYYPSAVNTLNVALGDARRFSLAATVKF